The following are from one region of the Nocardioides marmotae genome:
- a CDS encoding tyrosine-type recombinase/integrase yields the protein MGQKISSKQRARRGFGRIEERDNGRYRAAYTGPDRRLYRAPMTFASRDDAVAWLSARRAEIEMEVWAPEVAARGAASRSVPTLQAYADIWLETRKTQGRALRPTTRQQYRMLLDTFIYPTFGDERIDRISADDVNTWYDALAPGRETIRAHAYSLLRTIFASAASERPHPLVPYNPAQIRGAGSAKRAHHVQPASLEELRTIVEEMPDRYKLMALLAAWCAMRFGELTELRRGDIDLRTGRVKVRRGVVRVDGEFIIGPPKTDAGVRDIAIPPHLLPLVKDHLADHTAPGRDSLLFPAAGDSNRHMAPATLYKVYYPAREAAGRPDLRWHDLRHTGAVLAAQTGATLAELMGRLGHSTPGAAMRYQHAAADRDAEIARRLSELAGS from the coding sequence ATGGGCCAAAAGATTTCGTCCAAGCAGAGGGCTCGACGCGGCTTCGGGCGGATCGAGGAACGGGACAACGGGCGCTACCGTGCGGCGTACACCGGGCCCGACCGTCGGCTCTACCGGGCCCCGATGACGTTCGCTTCTCGGGACGACGCCGTGGCCTGGCTGTCGGCTCGTCGCGCCGAGATCGAGATGGAGGTGTGGGCCCCGGAGGTGGCGGCTCGCGGGGCGGCGAGCCGATCGGTGCCGACGCTGCAGGCGTATGCCGACATCTGGCTCGAGACGAGGAAGACGCAGGGTCGCGCGCTGCGGCCGACGACCAGGCAGCAGTACCGGATGCTGCTCGACACGTTCATCTACCCGACATTCGGCGACGAGCGCATCGACCGGATCTCAGCCGATGACGTCAACACGTGGTACGACGCCCTCGCGCCCGGACGCGAAACCATTCGCGCCCACGCCTACAGCCTCCTCCGCACCATCTTCGCCAGCGCCGCTTCGGAGCGCCCCCATCCCCTGGTCCCCTACAACCCGGCTCAGATCCGCGGAGCCGGCAGCGCGAAGCGCGCCCACCACGTCCAGCCGGCCAGCCTCGAAGAACTCAGGACGATCGTCGAAGAGATGCCGGATCGCTACAAGCTCATGGCGCTCCTGGCCGCGTGGTGCGCCATGCGCTTCGGCGAACTGACCGAGCTCCGGCGCGGCGACATCGACCTGCGCACCGGGCGGGTGAAGGTCCGCCGCGGCGTCGTCCGGGTCGACGGGGAGTTCATCATCGGCCCGCCCAAGACCGACGCGGGCGTCCGCGACATCGCCATCCCACCCCACCTGCTGCCGCTGGTGAAGGACCACCTCGCCGACCACACCGCACCTGGCCGCGACTCATTGCTCTTCCCGGCCGCAGGCGACAGCAACCGCCACATGGCTCCGGCGACCCTCTACAAGGTCTACTACCCGGCACGCGAGGCGGCCGGCCGTCCGGACCTCCGCTGGCACGACCTCCGGCACACCGGTGCTGTGCTGGCCGCGCAGACCGGCGCTACGCTGGCGGAACTCATGGGTCGCCTCGGTCACTCGACCCCGGGTGCGGCGATGCGCTACCAGCACGCGGCTGCCGACCGCGATGCCGAGATCGCCCGGCGGCTGTCGGAGTTGGCAGGCTCATAG
- a CDS encoding TetR/AcrR family transcriptional regulator yields MSSSEKGRPDGRQARWDRHNEQRRQQILDAAIAVIEDGEPGAEFHVQQIAERAGLNRTVVYRHFADRSDLDRAVQAEILDGLWAELLPEIGLDGTIPQIVERIVATYVGWAVAHPALHRVAEQGEGSGPLQQGLAQIAAQVCEVITTAVEMLGLEVGEDERAAIDPLVFGLVGAVFGAVRRWMARPERVPAAPKLVELVTGSVWYILEGHGRALGIELDPKQRIEDLVAAAAGDPEVAP; encoded by the coding sequence ATGTCGTCCAGCGAGAAGGGTCGCCCGGACGGACGCCAGGCGCGCTGGGACCGGCACAACGAGCAGCGCCGCCAGCAGATCCTCGACGCGGCGATCGCCGTCATCGAGGATGGCGAGCCGGGCGCGGAGTTCCACGTCCAGCAGATCGCCGAGCGGGCGGGGCTCAACCGCACCGTGGTCTACCGGCACTTCGCCGACCGCTCCGACCTCGACCGCGCCGTGCAGGCCGAGATCCTCGACGGCCTGTGGGCCGAGCTGCTGCCCGAGATCGGCCTCGACGGCACGATCCCGCAGATCGTGGAGCGGATCGTGGCGACGTACGTCGGCTGGGCGGTCGCGCATCCCGCGCTCCACCGGGTCGCCGAGCAGGGGGAGGGCAGCGGCCCGCTCCAGCAGGGGCTCGCCCAGATCGCCGCCCAGGTCTGCGAGGTCATCACCACCGCCGTGGAGATGCTCGGGCTGGAGGTCGGCGAGGACGAGCGCGCCGCGATCGACCCGCTCGTCTTCGGCCTGGTCGGTGCGGTCTTCGGCGCCGTACGCCGCTGGATGGCCCGCCCCGAGCGGGTGCCGGCCGCTCCCAAGCTCGTCGAGCTGGTGACCGGGTCGGTCTGGTACATCCTCGAGGGCCACGGCCGCGCGCTGGGCATCGAGCTCGACCCGAAGCAACGCATCGAGGACCTGGTCGCCGCGGCGGCCGGCGACCCGGAGGTGGCGCCGTGA
- a CDS encoding DUF3883 domain-containing protein codes for MDHGWAATRSTPTAYQLQAALLAARVLDPSGNTPDSLIVSYDQLATGGLYRSQDLQAGHTLLQRAKLVSPQDSRHVPTPALLDLCDLPDDVATELLLQELFVEEPPLWLYAAVVDDEVRWENVPQADQDALEQLLEDAARREALLMGLGRTLDAAQLHDQGARGEEYVVELCRQHLNARSRPDLAAAVKRVSLRSDQLGYDVTSSDTTGRRHRIEVKTTSSASVGRVDFFISRNEVVVGARDPGWSLVAVRRNRDGGLELLGWCSAISLTPHLPRDVSPQGRWSSVRLSVAITEFAPGLPLDAGV; via the coding sequence ATGGACCATGGCTGGGCGGCGACGAGGTCGACCCCAACGGCGTACCAGTTGCAGGCCGCCCTGCTGGCCGCGCGCGTCTTAGACCCGAGCGGCAACACGCCGGACTCGCTGATCGTGAGCTATGACCAACTAGCTACGGGCGGGCTCTATCGGTCGCAGGATCTCCAAGCCGGCCACACGCTCCTTCAGCGAGCCAAGCTGGTTTCGCCGCAAGACAGCCGCCACGTCCCGACACCTGCCCTGCTCGACCTCTGCGATCTGCCGGATGACGTCGCAACTGAGCTCCTTCTACAAGAGCTCTTCGTGGAGGAGCCACCCCTTTGGCTTTATGCCGCCGTCGTCGACGATGAGGTGCGCTGGGAGAACGTCCCACAGGCAGACCAGGATGCGCTGGAGCAACTGCTCGAAGATGCGGCGCGCCGCGAGGCGCTCCTGATGGGCCTAGGGAGGACTCTCGACGCCGCGCAACTTCATGACCAAGGTGCACGCGGCGAAGAGTATGTAGTTGAGCTGTGCCGCCAACATCTGAACGCGCGCAGCCGGCCTGATCTTGCCGCCGCAGTGAAGCGCGTGAGCCTGCGCAGTGATCAGCTCGGATACGACGTGACGAGTTCCGACACGACCGGGCGGCGCCATCGGATCGAGGTCAAGACCACCAGCAGCGCCTCGGTTGGTCGCGTTGACTTCTTCATTTCCAGGAACGAAGTAGTCGTCGGGGCACGCGACCCCGGCTGGTCCCTGGTAGCCGTGCGGCGCAATAGAGACGGCGGGTTGGAACTGCTCGGGTGGTGCTCAGCGATCAGCCTCACTCCACATCTTCCTCGAGACGTCTCTCCACAAGGACGGTGGTCGAGCGTGCGATTGAGCGTGGCAATCACGGAGTTTGCACCGGGACTTCCTTTGGACGCCGGCGTCTAG
- the thrS gene encoding threonine--tRNA ligase, with the protein MSDIQVVLVTADAREERTTTTGTKAWELFAEDPSIIVARVNGELRDLSHELADGDEVEGVAIDSPDGLAVLRHSTAHVMAQAVQELFPDAKLGIGPPVTDGFYYDFDVETPFVPEDLEKIESRMRKIIKEGQKFSRRVTSDHDAIAELKDEPYKIELIGLKGSGKSDDAAEGASVEVGAGELTIYDNIRRNGDVAWSDLCRGPHLPTTKRIPAFKLMRTAAAYWRGNEKNKQLQRIYGTAWPSKEDLEAYLHRLEEAERRDHRKLGRDLDLFSFPDEIGSGLPVFHPKGGVIKRVMEDYVRQRHTEEGFEYVGTPHISKEGTFHLSGHLPYYADGMFPPMEFEGENYYLKAMNCPMHNLIYRSRGRSYRELPLRLFEFGHVYRYEKSGVIHGLTRVRGFAQDDSHSYCTPEQAPEEVAHLLSFMLGVLRDFGLDDFYLELSTRDDSKPDKFVGSNEQWETATKVLEQVCADSGLELVPDPGGAAFYGPKVSVQAKDAIGRTWQMGTVQYDFNQPEGFDLQYQAADGTRKQPVMIHSAKFGSIERFLGVLVEHYAGAFPPWLAPVQVQAIPIAERHEDYLWDVAKRMRKEGLRVEVDDSTDRMQKKIRNAQLQKVPFMMIAGDDDLAAGAVSFRYRDGRQDNGVPIEEAIARVREAVAARTQV; encoded by the coding sequence GTGTCCGACATCCAGGTCGTCCTCGTCACCGCCGATGCGCGGGAGGAACGGACGACCACGACGGGCACCAAGGCCTGGGAGCTGTTCGCGGAGGACCCGAGCATCATCGTGGCCCGCGTCAACGGCGAGCTGCGCGACCTGTCCCACGAGCTGGCCGACGGCGACGAGGTCGAGGGTGTCGCCATCGACAGCCCCGACGGACTGGCCGTGCTGCGCCACTCCACCGCCCACGTGATGGCGCAGGCGGTCCAGGAGCTCTTCCCCGACGCCAAGCTGGGCATCGGCCCGCCGGTCACCGACGGCTTCTACTACGACTTCGACGTGGAGACGCCCTTCGTGCCCGAGGACCTCGAGAAGATCGAGTCGCGGATGCGCAAGATCATCAAGGAGGGACAGAAGTTCTCCCGCCGCGTCACCTCCGACCACGACGCGATCGCGGAGCTGAAGGACGAGCCGTACAAGATCGAGCTGATCGGCCTCAAGGGGTCCGGCAAGTCCGACGACGCCGCCGAGGGCGCGAGCGTCGAGGTCGGTGCCGGCGAGCTGACGATCTACGACAACATCCGTCGCAACGGCGACGTCGCCTGGAGCGACCTGTGCCGCGGCCCGCACCTGCCGACCACCAAGCGGATCCCGGCGTTCAAGCTGATGCGCACCGCGGCGGCGTACTGGCGCGGCAACGAGAAGAACAAGCAGCTCCAGCGGATCTACGGCACCGCCTGGCCCTCCAAGGAGGACCTCGAGGCCTACCTGCACCGGCTCGAGGAGGCCGAGCGGCGCGACCACCGCAAGCTGGGGCGCGACCTGGACCTGTTCAGCTTCCCCGACGAGATCGGCTCGGGCCTGCCGGTCTTCCACCCCAAGGGCGGTGTGATCAAGCGCGTGATGGAGGACTACGTCCGCCAGCGCCACACCGAGGAGGGCTTCGAGTACGTCGGCACGCCCCACATCTCCAAGGAGGGGACCTTCCACCTCTCCGGGCACTTGCCGTACTACGCCGACGGGATGTTCCCGCCCATGGAGTTCGAGGGCGAGAACTACTACCTCAAGGCCATGAACTGCCCGATGCACAACCTGATCTACCGCTCGCGCGGTCGGTCCTACCGCGAGCTGCCGCTGCGGCTCTTCGAGTTCGGGCACGTCTATCGCTACGAGAAGTCCGGCGTCATCCACGGCCTCACCCGGGTGCGCGGCTTCGCCCAGGACGACTCGCACTCCTACTGCACCCCCGAGCAGGCGCCGGAGGAGGTCGCGCACCTGCTGAGCTTCATGCTCGGCGTGCTGCGTGACTTCGGGCTCGACGACTTCTACCTCGAGCTCTCCACGCGGGATGACTCCAAGCCCGACAAGTTCGTCGGCAGCAACGAGCAGTGGGAGACCGCGACGAAGGTGCTCGAGCAGGTCTGCGCCGACTCCGGCCTCGAGCTCGTCCCCGACCCGGGCGGCGCCGCGTTCTACGGCCCGAAGGTCTCGGTGCAGGCCAAGGACGCGATCGGCCGCACCTGGCAGATGGGCACGGTGCAGTACGACTTCAACCAGCCCGAGGGCTTCGACCTGCAGTACCAGGCCGCCGACGGCACCCGGAAGCAGCCGGTGATGATCCACTCGGCGAAGTTCGGCTCCATCGAGCGGTTCCTCGGCGTGCTGGTCGAGCACTACGCCGGCGCCTTCCCCCCGTGGCTGGCCCCCGTCCAGGTCCAGGCGATCCCGATCGCCGAGCGGCACGAGGACTACCTGTGGGACGTCGCCAAGCGGATGCGCAAGGAAGGCCTGCGCGTCGAGGTCGACGACTCCACCGACCGGATGCAGAAGAAGATCCGCAACGCCCAGCTGCAGAAGGTGCCGTTCATGATGATCGCCGGCGACGACGACCTCGCCGCGGGCGCGGTGTCGTTCCGCTACCGCGACGGCCGCCAGGACAACGGCGTGCCGATCGAGGAGGCGATCGCCCGCGTCCGTGAGGCCGTCGCCGCCCGCACCCAGGTCTGA
- a CDS encoding DEAD/DEAH box helicase yields MVRATRMGEVPQAFWLQVISEWGSTGDRPGQEVELPLERLLSNMSWLRTACQRYGVGIASSPELDELLQQTREQRRLLNRALSEPNPLEPQEVAERLSGSRFVRELRSFQMRDLGELLGLANGANFSVPGAGKTTVAYAVYEAERSAGRVEQMLVVAPLSAFDAWQNEVNDCFAEGRRPLVAPLVDEAPTDAEVLVVNYHRLDSRYEAVAKWVGRKPTLVLLDEAHRMKRGWDGTFGSACLSIAFLAARRDILTGTPAPQSPRDLVALMDYLWPGQGRAILPADALVSPPPADAGAQVAEAIGPLFVRTRKSELGLDQPAMSVVEVELDPLQGEIYEALRDRYAGAFEVSMADRANFASMGDITMYLLEAATNPQLLTAGSAADDVMSFRHPPLDVPPGSRLWDLLQEYNQYETPAKFRQLAEMIEANAAKGLKTLVWSNFVRNLQALERMLAIYRPALIYGGIPSEFADPRAPRTREGELARFRSDPGCSVLLANPAAMSEGVSLHQVCHDAIYLDRTFNAGQYLQSIDRIHRLGLKAGQQTRITFLLTSGTIDEVIDSRIREKAARLGEMLDDPDISTMALPSDEDYGPALDSTADMVALFAHLRGES; encoded by the coding sequence GTGGTCCGCGCGACCCGGATGGGCGAAGTGCCGCAGGCGTTTTGGCTGCAGGTCATCAGTGAATGGGGATCGACTGGAGACCGGCCTGGCCAAGAGGTTGAGCTCCCGCTCGAGCGCCTACTCAGCAACATGTCCTGGCTGCGGACAGCATGCCAACGGTACGGCGTCGGAATTGCGTCGTCGCCAGAGTTGGACGAGCTGCTGCAGCAGACGCGTGAGCAGCGGCGGCTGCTTAATCGGGCGCTATCCGAGCCAAACCCGCTCGAACCCCAAGAGGTTGCCGAGCGGCTGTCGGGTAGCAGGTTTGTGCGTGAACTGCGGTCGTTCCAAATGCGAGATCTTGGTGAACTGCTCGGACTGGCAAACGGCGCCAACTTCTCGGTCCCAGGCGCGGGCAAGACCACCGTGGCGTATGCGGTGTATGAAGCCGAGCGATCCGCCGGGAGAGTTGAGCAAATGCTTGTCGTCGCGCCGCTCTCGGCGTTCGACGCGTGGCAAAACGAGGTCAACGATTGCTTCGCTGAGGGACGCCGCCCGCTGGTGGCGCCCTTGGTCGACGAAGCCCCCACTGACGCGGAAGTCCTGGTAGTCAACTACCACCGCCTGGACAGTCGGTACGAAGCAGTGGCCAAGTGGGTGGGTAGAAAGCCGACGCTCGTCCTGCTGGATGAAGCCCACCGAATGAAGCGAGGCTGGGACGGAACTTTCGGCAGCGCCTGCTTGAGTATCGCTTTCTTGGCCGCACGACGCGACATCCTCACCGGAACACCCGCGCCGCAGAGCCCGCGTGATCTCGTCGCCCTGATGGACTACCTCTGGCCTGGCCAGGGCCGCGCCATACTGCCCGCTGACGCGCTCGTCTCGCCGCCGCCGGCTGACGCGGGGGCACAGGTCGCGGAGGCCATCGGTCCTCTGTTCGTCCGCACCCGAAAGAGCGAACTGGGTCTCGACCAACCGGCGATGAGCGTTGTCGAGGTTGAGCTCGATCCACTTCAGGGTGAGATCTACGAAGCTCTGCGTGATCGCTATGCAGGTGCGTTTGAGGTCAGCATGGCCGATCGGGCCAACTTCGCCAGCATGGGCGACATCACTATGTACCTGCTCGAAGCGGCGACGAACCCGCAGCTGCTCACAGCGGGCTCGGCGGCTGACGACGTGATGAGCTTCCGCCATCCGCCGTTGGACGTACCACCCGGCAGCAGGCTCTGGGATCTCTTACAGGAGTACAACCAGTACGAGACGCCCGCAAAGTTCAGGCAGCTTGCGGAGATGATCGAGGCGAACGCAGCCAAGGGCCTTAAGACGCTCGTGTGGAGCAACTTTGTTAGGAATCTCCAGGCGCTCGAGCGGATGCTAGCCATCTATCGGCCGGCTCTGATCTATGGCGGGATTCCTAGTGAGTTCGCCGACCCACGCGCCCCGCGTACCCGCGAAGGTGAACTCGCCAGGTTCCGTTCGGATCCCGGTTGCTCCGTCCTCCTTGCGAATCCAGCGGCCATGAGTGAGGGCGTGAGCCTGCATCAGGTCTGCCACGACGCCATCTACCTGGATCGAACCTTCAATGCGGGTCAATACCTCCAGAGCATCGATCGAATCCACCGCCTCGGTCTCAAAGCCGGCCAACAGACCCGCATCACGTTCCTGCTCACCTCAGGGACGATCGATGAGGTGATCGATTCGCGGATCCGGGAGAAGGCTGCCCGCCTTGGCGAAATGCTCGATGATCCTGACATCAGCACGATGGCGCTCCCTTCCGATGAGGACTACGGGCCCGCCCTGGATTCGACCGCCGACATGGTCGCGCTCTTTGCGCACCTCCGCGGAGAGTCGTGA
- a CDS encoding AurF N-oxygenase family protein, whose product MTATEHETSQRSSYGDTLRTLSEASVHQHFDAFLDIAWDDPAYAVDPTDRRWVLPAADVLGGHPWYRGLPLERQVEIGLYRQANITKVGLQFEQILISGLMNYAFSLRNGSPEFRYSTHEATEECHHTQMFQEFVNRSGQDVAGGTWIFRAVAPFLPLFAKWVPFAFFYGVLAGEEPIDHVQKAVLRAGDEMHPLLRRIMQIHVAEEARHIGFAHTYLEHRAPRLGRVQRAALSLVVPLLMRWLCDQILRPGRKARRDMGIPRSVVRDVWWSRAESRKFLRDLFADVRMLAERTGMMNPVSRLLWRLMRIDGRSSRFRSQPASAAS is encoded by the coding sequence ATGACCGCGACGGAGCACGAGACCAGCCAGCGCAGCTCGTACGGCGACACCCTCCGCACGCTGTCGGAGGCGTCGGTGCACCAGCACTTCGATGCCTTCCTCGACATCGCGTGGGACGACCCGGCGTACGCCGTGGACCCGACCGACCGGCGCTGGGTGCTGCCCGCGGCCGACGTGCTCGGCGGTCACCCGTGGTACCGCGGCCTCCCGCTGGAGCGGCAGGTCGAGATCGGCCTGTACCGGCAGGCCAACATCACCAAGGTCGGCCTGCAGTTCGAGCAGATCCTGATCAGCGGCCTGATGAACTACGCCTTCTCCCTGCGCAACGGCAGCCCGGAGTTCCGGTACTCCACGCACGAGGCGACCGAGGAGTGCCACCACACGCAGATGTTCCAGGAGTTCGTGAACCGCTCGGGCCAGGACGTCGCCGGCGGCACCTGGATCTTCCGGGCGGTCGCGCCGTTCCTGCCGCTGTTCGCGAAGTGGGTCCCCTTCGCCTTCTTCTACGGCGTGCTGGCCGGCGAGGAGCCGATCGACCACGTGCAGAAGGCGGTGCTCCGCGCCGGCGACGAGATGCACCCGCTGCTGCGCCGGATCATGCAGATCCACGTCGCCGAGGAGGCCCGCCACATCGGCTTCGCGCACACCTACCTCGAGCACCGCGCCCCGCGCCTGGGCCGCGTCCAGCGGGCCGCGCTGAGCCTGGTCGTGCCGCTCCTCATGCGCTGGCTCTGCGACCAGATCCTGCGCCCGGGCCGCAAGGCCCGCCGCGACATGGGCATCCCGCGCTCGGTCGTCCGCGACGTGTGGTGGAGCCGGGCTGAGTCGCGGAAGTTCCTGCGCGACCTCTTCGCCGACGTCCGGATGCTCGCCGAGCGCACCGGGATGATGAACCCGGTCTCGCGGTTGTTGTGGCGCCTGATGCGCATCGACGGGCGCAGCTCGCGCTTCCGCAGCCAGCCGGCCTCGGCCGCCTCCTGA
- a CDS encoding FAD-dependent oxidoreductase: MPYVVTQSCCADASCVVACPVNCIHPAPGEPGFATAEMLYVDPRSCVGCGACTTACPVGAVVPDTALTPEQEPFRELNAAYYDAFPHADRAPVAPVPPQRRLQRPHPVRVAVVGAGPAGLYTADELLRHPEVNVDVLDRLPTPYGLLRAGVAPDHQHTKQAAGLFRAIEEQPGFRYLLGVEVGRDVTRAELAERYDAVVWSVGASADRRLDVPGEDLPGSASATALVGWYNGHPDHRDLAVDLGHERVVVVGNGNVALDVARVLTTDPDELARTDVADHALAALRGSAVREVLVVGRRGPGQASFTTPELVGLAGLRGVDVVADLGGAEVVGDDLRARVLRELAARTPDPARRRVVLRFLASPLRLLGTDRVEGVELVRTELVPDAAGVPRAKPTGETETVEAGMVLRSVGYRGVAVPGLPHDPVTGTVPHDRGRVEPGTYVAGWVKRGPTGYLGTNKSCAQETVEALLDDLDAGLLEGRARQAEDLRTVLDRRGVPVVDLAGWRAIDREERRRGEAAGRPRVKLTDPGEMLGTAASAGRRGRRRLSASSR, from the coding sequence GTGCCGTACGTCGTCACCCAGTCCTGCTGCGCCGACGCCTCCTGCGTCGTCGCCTGCCCGGTCAACTGCATCCACCCGGCGCCGGGGGAGCCCGGCTTCGCCACCGCCGAGATGCTGTACGTCGACCCGCGCTCGTGCGTCGGCTGCGGCGCGTGCACCACGGCGTGCCCGGTCGGGGCGGTCGTGCCCGACACGGCGCTGACCCCGGAGCAGGAGCCGTTCCGCGAGCTGAACGCCGCCTACTACGACGCCTTCCCGCACGCCGACCGCGCCCCCGTCGCGCCGGTCCCGCCGCAGCGACGCCTGCAGCGGCCGCACCCGGTCCGCGTGGCGGTCGTCGGCGCCGGCCCTGCCGGGCTCTACACCGCTGATGAGCTGCTGCGGCACCCCGAGGTGAACGTCGACGTCCTCGACCGGTTGCCGACGCCGTACGGGCTGCTCCGCGCCGGCGTGGCGCCCGACCACCAGCACACCAAGCAGGCCGCGGGGCTGTTCCGGGCGATCGAGGAGCAGCCCGGGTTCCGCTACCTGCTCGGCGTGGAGGTCGGCCGGGACGTCACCCGCGCCGAGCTCGCCGAGCGCTACGACGCGGTCGTGTGGTCCGTCGGGGCGTCCGCGGACCGCCGGCTCGACGTGCCGGGGGAGGACCTGCCCGGTTCCGCGTCGGCCACCGCGCTCGTCGGTTGGTACAACGGCCACCCCGACCACCGCGACCTCGCCGTCGACCTCGGCCACGAGCGCGTCGTGGTCGTCGGCAACGGCAACGTGGCCCTCGACGTCGCCCGCGTGCTGACCACCGATCCCGACGAGCTGGCCCGCACCGACGTCGCCGACCACGCCCTCGCCGCACTGCGCGGCAGCGCGGTCCGCGAGGTGCTCGTCGTGGGCCGCCGGGGCCCGGGCCAGGCGTCCTTCACCACCCCCGAGCTCGTCGGGCTCGCGGGCCTGCGCGGGGTCGACGTGGTCGCCGACCTCGGCGGTGCCGAGGTCGTGGGCGACGACCTCCGCGCCCGGGTGCTCCGCGAGCTCGCCGCCCGCACGCCCGACCCCGCCCGCCGCCGGGTCGTGCTCCGCTTCCTCGCCTCCCCGCTGCGCCTGCTCGGCACCGACCGGGTCGAGGGCGTCGAGCTGGTCCGCACCGAGCTCGTGCCGGACGCCGCCGGCGTGCCCCGCGCGAAGCCCACCGGCGAGACGGAGACCGTCGAGGCCGGCATGGTGCTGCGCTCGGTGGGCTACCGCGGTGTGGCGGTGCCGGGCCTGCCGCACGACCCCGTCACCGGCACCGTGCCCCACGACCGTGGCCGCGTCGAGCCCGGGACGTACGTCGCCGGGTGGGTCAAGCGGGGGCCGACCGGCTACCTCGGCACCAACAAGTCGTGCGCCCAGGAGACCGTCGAGGCGCTGCTCGACGACCTGGACGCGGGGCTGCTCGAGGGTCGGGCGCGGCAGGCCGAGGACCTGCGCACCGTGCTGGACCGGCGCGGCGTGCCGGTGGTCGACCTGGCCGGGTGGCGCGCGATCGACCGCGAGGAGCGGCGCCGCGGCGAGGCCGCGGGCCGTCCTCGGGTGAAGCTGACCGATCCCGGCGAGATGCTCGGGACCGCAGCGTCCGCCGGCCGTCGTGGCCGGCGCAGGCTCAGCGCTTCTTCGCGGTGA